Genomic window (Achromobacter sp. B7):
TACGCCTTCAGCCTCCACCCAGCCCCCCGCCCGACTCCGGCCCCGGTCTCAGGGCCGACCGGCGTGCGGTACGTCCACCCGAGTCGTCAGGATGCGGGCTTCGGGCTTGGCGCGGCGGTTTGCCTCGATGAAATCCGGCGCGGCCGCCATGAACAGCGTGCAGCCGTCCGGACCGCCCAGCGCCGCGGCGAAGATGCCGAATTCGCCGGTATCGATCTGTTCCAGAATGGTGCCGCCCCGCTCCACCCGCACGATGCGCTTGCCGATGGCGTCCGCCACCCACAGCGCGCCCTCGGCATCCAGCGCGCCGCCATCCGGCGCGATGGCCGACGCGGCGATCAATACCGACAGGTCGTCGCTATCCGGCAACGGGCCGAAGTTGGCCCAGTCGCGGCGCGGGCCCAGTGCCCCCGTGGGCAGGATGTCGAATTCCGAGATCCGGTTGCCGAACGTCTCGTTGACAATCAACGTGTTGCCATCCGGCGTGATGAACAAGCCATTGGGAAAGCACAGCCCATCGGCCACGGCCTGCGCAACGCCGTCCGTGTCGACGCGCACCAGCGCCGTGGTCGCGACGGGTTCGCCCGCCATCAAATCGAAACCGAAGTTGCCGACGTACGCCCGGCCCTGCGCATCCACCACCATGTCATTGATCGGGCCGCCCGCCAGCGAGGACAAATCCGCATGCACGCTTAGCGTGGCGTCAGCTTCCCGGCGCAACACCTTGCGGTCTTTCATGGATGAGATCAGCAAGCGGCCATCGGGCAGCCAGCCCAGGCCCGAGGGCTGCTGGGGCACGCGGCAGATCAGCTCAATATTGCCCTTCAGATCCACGGCGATGACCTGCCCGGTATAGAAGTCCGACGCCCACAAGCGGTCTTCGTGCCATCGCAAGCCCTCTAGGTAGGTGTATCCCGTTGCCAGCACGGACAGTTCGCGTTTCGGCATTGCCTTGTCTCCTGTTATCGCCCCATCGGGGCCGGCTTTTCAAATGCGCCGCATGGCCGATGCGTTCGGCCGGGCGGACCCATTCTGTCACGTCAAAGGTGTTACGGATATGTCCCCAAGATGACAACTGACTGTCAGGTGGCGGGCGTTAACATCGCGCCCCAAGGGAAAACCCGTACCCCGGGATTTGCCTTGGCATCCCCAAAACCGGACCGCCTTTCCCGCCCCATGCCGGCGGGCCGACCCCCACCCCGGGGCGCTATGCGGCGGGTCCCTTGTTTCCGTTTTGATCATG
Coding sequences:
- a CDS encoding SMP-30/gluconolactonase/LRE family protein, yielding MPKRELSVLATGYTYLEGLRWHEDRLWASDFYTGQVIAVDLKGNIELICRVPQQPSGLGWLPDGRLLISSMKDRKVLRREADATLSVHADLSSLAGGPINDMVVDAQGRAYVGNFGFDLMAGEPVATTALVRVDTDGVAQAVADGLCFPNGLFITPDGNTLIVNETFGNRISEFDILPTGALGPRRDWANFGPLPDSDDLSVLIAASAIAPDGGALDAEGALWVADAIGKRIVRVERGGTILEQIDTGEFGIFAAALGGPDGCTLFMAAAPDFIEANRRAKPEARILTTRVDVPHAGRP